From the Hordeum vulgare subsp. vulgare chromosome 1H, MorexV3_pseudomolecules_assembly, whole genome shotgun sequence genome, the window GCGCCCCATCTCAGCCAGCAAGCTACAAGAAAGAAACGAAAGATAGAAAGAGAAATGTGTTAGAACTTGAGAAAATAAAATGCAAGAGGGAAAACGAAAGTGAAGAAGGAATGACCGAAGGAGTAGTACCCACCTTGTCCAACGCGGATCACCAAATCAGACACACCATACGTGTGTGCACACTCATAGGGGAGCCAACCATCCAATTCTATGCACCAAACTGCGGGCCTTGTTTTTTTGCTATGTCTGGAGCACTCaaaataattatgaaaatagcATAGTTCGTCCATAAATAGCATTCAAATATTCTAGTACAATAGTTCAAATATAAATTCAACATCTGATACAGCCGATTGTTCAGCAAGTTCTTCAAATTTGTCGATACTCGAGTCAGTATCCACACACGTTGTTTTCCCCCATGTTGTGCCCCTTGAGCTTTATCTAATGATGCAACAACATGAACGGTCTGCGCTGTGTTGTCTGGTACCGTGCAGCAGCGCTTGCGGGCTATATAATAACATGATCATCAAGTTGACACATTGAGTGAATCTGTGAATTGACAAACACATAGAGCAACACGAATTAAAACTTACAATCTTCGTAAAAAAAAGTTTGAGATGGTGTACCATTGATGAGCTAGCAATTTCACATTACGATCATGGATCATGTGCAAGTTGTGGGGCGTGAAGTGCTCTTGCTCATGTAATCAAAAATGCATATTTTGCCAAAATACCATGTCCCCTTGCTTCGTACCTATGAAGTCCGCACTTCCAACCAACTAGGCATTACACAATAATTCATCCCTCATCATCGAGTATGCCCTCATCGTTCTCGCTTCAAAATAAACAATGATAACATCAAGAAAATATACATTCTCATTGGCATTTGGCCCAATACTTGTCGGCATGACATCTACCATGGACGACGTTGGCAGAGGCGGAGGATACCTGGCTGTGGACGCATCAGGGATAAAACAACGACGTTGTCCAAGACGAGCAGGTGTGTGGGTGGGGCGGTGGACTTTCGGCAATCCTAGACCTCTCGCGAGTATGTGGCCGGTTTGCGGAATCCCGGATGTTTGAGGCACCACGTtcgatgacaaaaaaaatctaggCACCCTAATCCGGATATTTAGGAGCGGTTTGATGATCTGGATTGAAGTTGCTCTTAGCTAATATTTATTGCTCACATACCGTAGGATACAGAGGGAAAAGCTATAGTCTTTATTTTCACCCGTAACCACCAACTGATTCCACCCGTGTATAGTGAGTCGTGGCCCAACAAACATACCAATTGTGTGCACTGGATTCCGGTTGAGTAACAGAAATCACAACATTTGCGCCTTTTCTGGCTTCATGTCGGTTTAGAAATGCAAACCTAATGCTATTGCTACTTTACTAGTATAAAAATGCATTGCCgaatagaagaaggggaacaGAGAAAGCATTGCGAAAGAAATTGTGGTGATGACGATTGTCATAGCCCTATTCGTCCTTGGGTTGGCCGCACAAGCACAACAAACTGATGGTCATCCTCGTTTAGGTAAACTTACGGGTTGTTATTTTGTAGCCTATTGTTTAAATCTGACCGCTACCAAAGCTATGGCCTCAATCCTGTTCGAGCTTCAGTCTGTTGATTGTCATTTATTTTTGTTGGCGCATGACCCGTGTACGTGTATGTCAGTCGGTTTTAAACTAATTGAATTATTGTGGGACAAATTAGCATGCACACACGCCTAAACCATTtggaagaaaaggaaaatagcTATGGAAAGAGACAACCTCTTTTTTCCGCTCATCTTCTTGGTTTTCCCTTGCCCCTGCGACATCATAAGTACCAGTGAATGATGTGACGATAAGGGTGGCGTCCCTTGGAATATAAGTCACATGGCTCTATCTTTCGTCCTAGTACATCTATTGTGGTTATCAAAGATCACATAATAAAGTCTTATAGATTGACGACTTCAGATTTCATCTTCTGTCGCCCCGCGCTTCACTCACCAAGGTTGGTAACACGATAATGGTGTCAAGTGAGCTTTGGTTTCAGTTTCTCACGTTTTAATTTTTTATGCTTCTGGTCTTTTTTGTCAACAATACAAGGACAAATATGATTTGGCATGATACGGGTAAGTTGGCATGGTTAATAGGTATGCTAGTTTTTTACCTATCGGGTTGGGTGGCTCAAGCCTTTTCTTGAAACGTCTAGGTCCAGCATATGCAGTTTAGTCCTCGTGAAATTCAAGGTGCAAAAAGGTAAAAAATTAAAGTTGACTTTAAACAATAATATAATTTTTGGTATTGTTGCGGATAGTTGGTGTTCGTCATTTAGGTTTTCAAATCCATCCAAATTCATGTACAATAATTGATCAAAACCAGCCATCCTGCTTTAGATGCTACTCTTTTCGGTTCATAAACAAGTGTCATGGTTTTGACATGTACTAGTATTGGTTATTTTGTGGATGGatggtttggtttggtttggttcAGTCACGTGGTCAACAATCCCACATCTTGCTTCCACCTAATTTATTTAAGTTAGAATCTGCGTTTTTTGTACAGTATCATAGAGCGATCATTTCCATCTTGAACTGCAGCGTCAGACGGCGTGTTCCCGAAACAGTGGTGCATGCAACCGCCGGCCACAGCACCTCTCAGGTCCAAGAAAGGGATCATCTTCCTCAAGCGCGACCTCTTCGACGGCGCCGTGCTGCCCGCAGACACGAAGCTCGGGCACGCCACGGCGACCAGCGCAGTCTCCAGCACCAAccacgcgccgccgccgttcgacTACGGCAGCCTCCGGGACATACTGGCTTACTAAAACATAGCGCCAGGCTCGGGGCAGGCCCGGCAGGTCGCCAGCACGCTCCGGCTCTGCGGCCGCAGCGAGGCACGAGGCGGCGACCAGCCGGAAAAGCCGCACGTCTGCGCCACCACGGAGCGAGCGGCCATGGAGTTCGCCGTGGCCGCCCTGGGAGCGACGACGGTGGAGCCGCTCAGGACGGTCGTGCACGGGCGCGAGGAGCCCCGAAGGTACGTGGTGGCGCCAGGCGGCGTCGCCAGCGTCGGCGGCGCGGTGGTGCCGTGCCACCCGCTGCCGTACCCGGCGGACGTGTTGTACTGCCACCGGCCAAGGAACGTGCGGGCCGTGCGCGTGGAGCTGGTCGGGCAGGACGACCCTTCGCTGGGCGCGACGGCGGTCGCCGTCTGCCACGAGGACACCTCCGGCTGGGACGCCGAGTACTTCGCCATGCTCAACGGGTCCCGTGGCGAGCCGATCTGCCACTACATGCCGAAGAAGTTTGTGCTGTGGGTAGCCGGTGAAATCTAGCTTGCTTAACATATTGGTGAAGTATGAATCTCCACCTAAGCTAATGGTCACTATATATATCTATGTACGGTAGGAACTGCACGCACGAATTTATTACTCCTTCTGTACCACAATACTTATCGTTGAAGAAAACTAGTCTAATTTTTTTCAACACcaaatatttagaaacagagggaacATCGCTATGTTTTACTTGAAGGAGTAATATATATGAAGTTCTGAACTATGGGATATCCTCCTCATGTGGCCTATGAGGAGATGATCATTTGAGGCCTTTTACGCAGTCCAAAGAGGTGCAGAAGCCCACTACCCATTAGGGTTATGACCCAGAGTCATTTTGATCTTTGCacgtgagtggaggggatgctttATCCTCCATCCAGCAGCCATCATCTAGTGTGATGAAAATCAATTCATCCTCCAttagagaagaagagagaaaaccaattgagaaagggaagaagagaaagattgaAGGAAGAAGCAAAGGGAGCTCCTCCCCAAGGTTGTGATGATCCAGATCCACTACATTGTCTCCTTCAAGCTACGGTTCCATCATCTTTGATGAGATTGTTCCAATCCCTAGCTCTTGAGCCCCAAATCTTGTTGTGTTCATCCAAGATTCAGAAATCTTGATGTATGAGATCATCTAGTGCTATCTAGAGAAGAAACTTGTTATATCCCACATTTGACAATAGTGGAAGAGTATTTGGGTGGCTTCAACCCGTGGTTTTTCCCCTCAAGTTGAGGGGTTTTCCACGTAAAAACCCGGTGTCTCTTTTATTGATGATAGTTGCTATCCAGAAAGTTAATCCTGTCACAAGACACGAGGAGCGTCTTGTCTGCTCGGTAACATTTTCTCCGCCATATATGTTGTTGCATATGTTCCCTTACGTGCTAAGCAACGATCCTTGAGTTAGTACATGATGTGGTGCTGAGATTACTTAGTTTCACTGCAGTTTTCAGTTAACCACAGGTGCATTTGTGTGCTAATTCCCAacaaagtggtatcagagccttggttgcttagaagattgATAATCCCGGTTGCTTGATTGTTGCTGGAAGTGCTACTCACAATGGCTTTGGAAGAAAGGGCTACAACAAGTGGCATGATAAAACTTGATTCTTCCAATTACTCATTATGGAAGCCCATGATGGAAGACACCCTTTATTGTACGGATTTGTATGAGCCAATTGTGAAAGACAAGATACCCACAGGAGTCCGGAAGAAGAATGGAGGGTGCTGCACAAAAAGGCAATAGGTATGATTCGGTTGTACATCAGCCACAATATATTTCACCATGTTGCAAATGACACAAATGCATATGAGATGTGGCAGAAGTTGGAGTCCATGTATGAGAGGAAGACATCAATGAACAAGGCCTTGGTGATTAAAAGACTTGCAAAGTTTGAGTACCGAGATGGCACAAGTGTGATTGAGCACTTAAATGTCTTCCAATGCCATATAAATCAACTTTCAACCATGACGATCAACTTTAAGGATGAGGTGCAAGCATTGTTGCTGTTGAGTTCCATGCCTGATAGTTGGAACACGCTTGTTGTGTCACTTAGCAATTCAACTCCGGATGAGAAGCTGACTTTGAGATGGTGAAGAACAACATGCTAAATGAAGAAGCCGAAAAGAAGGAAAAGGGTGATGCCTCTTCTTCTCATGCGTATGTGGGTGGAACCCATGGGAAGAATGAGAACCGTGGACGCGGTCACGCCAGATTTTAGTAAGGCGGAAATAAATCCAGGGGGAGATGAAAGTCAAAATAGGGAAAGGATATTACATGCTTTCTTTGTGGCATTCCGTGACATATAAAGAGTGAGTGCAGGAAGTACAAATGAGAGCATGCAGAGGAGAAACTTGCAAAGAAACCCGAGAAAAAGGCTGAGAGCAGCTCAGCCATGACTGCAAGAGATGAGGACTATCTGGTCATTGAAGATGATGAATGATATAGTGTTGTTCGTGATGATGGCATTTGTACATGTTCCAAGGAACGAGAGATCCAACCTTGGTAGCAAGATAAAGCAGTGCATCTACCTCAGCCAACCAAGTGAAGAGTTTGGCTACAAGTTGTGGGGTCTAGTCAACAGGAAAATTGTGAGAAGCCGGGATGTGGGAAACGAGAGAAGCCAATGACCAACACAGACATGGATCAAATCCGTCCTCCTCTCGTGCATGACAATCATGGTGGAGATGATGACATTGAAGACAGTGGAGATGCAACTAACCAAGGCAGTACAAGTCGAAGTGACGAGCATCCATCAAGTGATGATGATGAAGGTGGTAATGATGATTCCAACGAAAATCCACCTGATTCACCACTAgtgcaacaacaaagaagaagtgaTATAGGTCGCATTCCCTCTTCTAAGTATCCAGCACATCAATATGTGTTGATGAATGATACATGTGAGCCCTCATGCTATGAGGAGGCAATGTATGATGAGAATAAGGAAGAATGGTCAGAAGCCATGCAGGATGAGATGAAATCCTTGTATGAGAATGGTACTTTTGAGTTGGTGAATCTGCCAAAGGGCAAGAAAGCACTCAAGAACAAGTGGGTGTAGAGAGTGAAGAGTGAAGAAAACACCTCACACCCAATTTACAAGGCCAGATTGGTTGTGAAAGGTTTCAGTCAGAAAAAGGGCATTGATTATGATGAGATATTCTCTCTGGTGGTCAAGATGTCTTTAATCCGAGTTGTGCTTGGCATGGCAGCCACCATGGACTTGAAATTGAACAACTTGATGTGAAGACTGCATTCTTGCATGGTTGCAGGCAAGGAGCACTTAGTTTGCAAATCTAAGAAGAGCTTGTATGGCTTGAAGCAAGCTCCTCGGCAGTGGTACAAGAAGTTTGAGTCTTTTATGATTGGGCTTGGTTAGCATAaagcacaacatgatcattgtgTCTTTATGAAGAGGTACGCCAAGGGTGACTTCATTATTTTCTTGTAGTATGTTGATGATATGCTGATTGTTGGAAGTGTCACAAAGAGGATTGCTATCCTCAAGAAGGCATTGAGTAAATCATTTGCCATGAAGGATTTAGGACCAGCTAAGCAAATACTTGGCATGAAGATCTCCCGTGATAGATCAAAGAAGATGCTTTGGCTCTCACAGGAAAGATACATTGAGAAGGTACTTAAAAGGTTCAATATGAAATATGCAAAATCTATTATCTCTCCGCTTGCAGGACATCACAAACTAAATTCAGAACAATGTCCTACAAGCAAGAAGGATAAAGAAGAAATGAGGAAAGTGCCTTTACCAATCTGCTATGGGCAGTTTGATGTATGACATGGTATGCACTAGGCTTGATATTGCCTATGCACTTGGAGTTGTTAGCCGGTTCATGACAAATCCAGGTAAAGCTCACTGGAAAGCAGTGAAGTGGATTCTCAAGTATCTCAAGGGAACTTCTACATCTTGTTTATGCTTTGGAAGTGGTGATCCTATATTGGAGGGCTATACAAATGCAAATTATGTAGGTGACAAGGATCGTAGGAAGTCCACATCTGGATACCTAATGACTTATGCAGGGGGAGCAGTGTCATGGCAATCGAGATAGAACAAATGTGTTTCTACATCAACTACAAAAGTTGAGTACATAGCAGCAATTGATTCGCAAGGAAGTTTTGTGGATGAATAACTTCTTGCAAGAGCTCGGCATGAAGCAAGAGAAGTATGTTCTGTTTTGCGACAGTCAAAGTGCTATCCACCTTGCCAATAATTCAAGCTATCACTCTCGAACCAAGCACATTGATGTGAGGTATCATTGGTTCGAGATGTTGTGAGTTCCAAGTTGCTaaaacttgagaagatccataCCGACGACagtggttcggatatgatgaccaagatattGCCAAATGAGAAGCTACAAGCATGTTGCAAGGTAGCGGGCATGACAGTGCCCCCCTCATGAGTCGGAGGGGGAGATTTGTTGGGATATCCTCCTCATGTGGGCTGTGAGGAAATGACAATTTGAGGCCTTTTAGGCAGCCCAAAGAGGTGCGGAAGCCCACTACACATTAGGGTTATGACCTAGGGTCATTTGGTCTTTGCACGTGAGTGGATGGGGATGCTTTACCCTCCATCCAGCAGCCACCATCTAGTGTGACAAAAATCAGTTCAGCCTCCATTGGAGAAGAAGATAGAAAAACAAGTGAGAAAGGGAAGAAGATAAAGATTGAAGGAAGAAGCAAAGCGAGCTCTTCCCAAGGTTGTGATGATCCAGATTCACTACCTTGTCTCCTTCAAGCTACGGTTCCACCATCTTTGGTGAGATTGTTCCAATTCCTAACTCTTGAGCCCCAAATCTTGTTACGTTCATCCAAGATTCAGAAATTTTGATGTATGAGATCTTCTAGTGCTATCTAGAGAAGAAACTTGTTGTATCTCCCATTTGATAATAGGGGAAGAGGATTTGGATAATTTTGGCCCGTGGTTTTTCCCCTCAAGTTGAGGCGTTTTCCACGTAAAAGTCTAGCGTCTCTTTTGTTGATGATTGTTGCTGCCTAGAAAGTTACTCCTACCACAAGACACTTGTCTGAGGAGCTTCTTGTCTGTTGAGTAACATTTTCTCCTCCATATATGCTGCTGCATATGTTCTCTTCCATGCTAAGGAAGGATCCTTGAGTTAGTACATGATGTGGTGCTGAGATTACTTTGTTTCCGCTGCAGTTTTCAGTTAACAGAAGTGCATTTGTGTGCTAATTCCCAACATGAACAAACGTCAAATTTTAAGCCGGAAACGTGAGATCCGACACCGGCGATACGACTTCATGATTTGGCTCGTCTTGCATCCTCTGTCTATAATGTTGATCCCATTGTGTACTGTGACACAAGCTTGGAGAACAAGGACGAACTGTCCTCTAGCAATTTTGCTGGTGAGTCATGCTCTGCAATTTCACCTGTTTTAGGCAACATGACAATAATTAAAACAAACCAACAGAGGCTCAGGATAGCAGCATACATAGGATTTGTCAGTTAAATCTGTAATGCAGTGGAGGGGACTTACCGTTATTCAGAAGAATGACCCTCTCACTATCAAGAATCGATGTGATACGATGCGCTATCGTGATCACAGTGCATTCCGCAAATTGTTGTTTCAAGGTTTTTTGGATCAGACTGTCAGTTTTCGGATCCACTGAGGAAGTCGCTTCATCCAAAACTAAGATCCTTCTCCTCTTTAGAATCACCCTTCCCAAGCAAACAAGCTGTCGCTGACCCGCGCTCCAGTTTTCGCCATTCTCTGTGACTGCATTTCAGTTGAAAAGATCAAGTTATGAAATCAGAGGCTGGCatcataaataaaataataaaatgaaaGCAGTGTTTCTTGGAAATTTCTTATAGATATCAAACCTGTAGAGTCGAGCTTAAACTCCTTCTTCCTAACTTCATCACCAAGATGACAGCAGTCCAATGCCTACAAAATATAGATCACACATGACTACTTTAGCCATCAAATAGAAAATACAGATGCTGAAGTTTTTCAGTTATGGGGGTCAAATTGTTTTTTTTAATGAATGGAGTAAATTTGAAAACACAAGTACCTTCCAGATTTGCTCATCACTATACTCATCCAAAGGGTCGATGTTGCTTCGCAGAGTACCCTCAAACATTACAGGATCTTGTGGAATGATGCTCAGTCTTGTCCGTAGGTCATGCAGTCCAATGGTGGAGATGTCGATGCCATCTATCAATACTTGCCCGATGCACGGATCGACAATGCGGAATAGTGTTTGAATCAAGGttgatttcccccccccccccctgttctGCCAACAATGCCAGTCTTCATTCCTCCTGAGAAGGTGCATGTCACGCCTTTCAAAACTAAAGGCAGATGTGGCGCATATTTTACCTGCATGACATACAGACACTTAGGGTACTAATAACTGCAACATTATATTAGCAGCAGCATCAGAactgctattactaactgatgaAAAACAACACTATGTGCAATTAAAACTACCTCACaaaacttcaaaaaaattatCAATATGGATTTGCAAAAAATTTAAAACTAAGTACTTAAAGCTGAAGAAACGAACATGAAGGTTATGAATCTCAATTTCACCCTTTGTAGGCCAGTGGCAATCCGGTTTACTTTCCGATATCGTAAGGGGCGGTTCAGAAGGAATGGTCATGTATTGCAATATTCTTTCCACGGATATCATTCTGTTTTCCAAACTACTGAGGATAGCAATAGCCCACCCTTGTAGCATATTCAGACTTAGTCCATAAGTGACTGCAAGACCAGCTGTCTCTCTAAAGTGTAGAGACAATAAGTTCATACTAATTAGGGATGCTAATACACATTATTACTAATTTTAGTTGAATAACAAAAGCATGTTCACTTACTTGAGTCAGTTAGATCAGTTGGCAAGGTGACTAGAAGTATCAAGGCAAAtccaaaaataaaagaagaaaggaaGTCCAAGCGAAAGCACAACCACTCCATCGCAGCAACATTGTATAAACTTGGCCGAGAGAAATTATCCACCAAATGGCCAGTAGAGCCGATGAACTGTCTTTCCTTGTCGAAGCATCTAATTATAATTGAGCCAGCTATTGATTCAGAAAAATGTTGCATCACAGGAGCCCTGCAAACTCCAGTTAACCTCTGCAACTCCCTAGCAGCATTTATGTAGTATTTCTGGAATAGAAGGAATAATATGTGATTAAAAGAACAaaacaacacaaatatcaattaaTTTCGTAGAATGCACATAACTATAAATTTATAATATAATATGCACTGTAATTTGCCTCCTTGGAGGATTGTACCAAACTCTCtcttttcaatacaatgaaacgcaagtctttgcgttttctcgaaaaattaTACATTAAAATAATGTTGTGTGTTACCATTTGTCTTACTCTGCTTAACCAAAAGTCCATCATTGGTCCTAAAATTTGCAGTTGTGACTTGTGACACTGAGGTCCTGAACATGCGAACTGCTCATTTTTAGGTTCTATTATAAATTAGTTAATACAGATCTAAACCTTACTTAATTGGCATCCAAAGTCCATTTAACAAAATTATTGGTGTTTTCCTTCAACAACAAATTTTTTTTTTGGGTAGTCATGTGTCAGCACTTGTACTTCAATAAGTTTAAAAAGTGCCATGCCCCTCTACTACTGCTCATGTAAGTTAGATTGGACCTGCTCTGACCCTCTTATGCAAGTTTGGGGATCAATTTAGTTATACTCAGGGAACAATTTGACAAACCATGGAAGTCTTGGGACATCTCATTAACGAAACAGAAACAGAGCTTCTAGTTTAGTAGCATTGCACACATATATAGTGATGTCTGAAAAAAAATACCAACACTCCAACCAATTAATTAGTCTATCCATATGAACATATATGATTAGTTCATCTATTCTACGAACTAAATTTGTTGCTATACTAGATTTTGTCttcaaggtgtcgaactcctgggCATGCATAATTCACTAGCTACGAATTAATGTATCTGTACTTTTTCAGTGATTTCAAGTAATTGATGCCAACAAGAATTCATATCGaacaaaaatatatgaaaaaacATTACCTGATACCATAGAGATGCAACAATAACAgggacaaaaattataaatactggCCATGCAACCCGTGACATTAGAATGATTGTTCCAAGAAGTTCAATGGCAGGGAACAGAAGGTAGCCCATCAGGTCAAAAATTCGAGTATCACTGTGCTCTGATCTGTGGAAGCCTGCAATTTGTTTCAACTTTCAGCGTTAAGAACAGGATAAAAGGTCAATAGCACCCCCGAGGACATGTGACTTtaacttattattgcaaatagtttTCTGAAAGTACTTGCTTACTCTATTCAAGATACGGCCACTAGGCGTGGAGTCAAAGAAAGACATTGGTGCTCGGAATATGCATTGGTGCATCTGGTCAAATAGCATAGTTGCAGTCTTACATTCAGCCATGGCAAGAAGATAGGATCGTATGAAGACGCACGAGGAGGTAACAAGAGCTAATGCAACATATACATTTATCATCTTCAAGCTACTGACTGGAGGATTCACATCTTTAGATATTGGAGCTGCCCAAGCCATCCATAAATTGCTTCCAATTTGAAGAGATTGAAAAAGGATCTGAGCTAGCAAAATAAGTGGCACAAATGCTCCCTTATCTGCCATTGTAATATATCTCCAGTAGACAGTCAACCCAACCCGGCCTTTCTCCCTCTCTTCTTCTTGTACAAGTTGACCATTTTGAACAATTACTTCTTCATTGTCATCATCTGTTTGCACATCAGCTATGGGTAAGGTGCTTCCACTGCCATTAAGATGGCAACTACTATCAAAATTGCTACTCGAGAGCTCCAACATGTCCATAGTAGATAATGCATCCTTGTGGGACAAAATTAATTCAGTGAATTCTTTTCCAGAATTGAGAATTTCAGTGTAATCCCCTGCTTGTGTTATTTTGCCATCTTTCAAGACCTGAAATATGACAAAAGGAATTGAAAAGGATTATTTGCTGGTAGCATAGAGAAGACATTATACATTCTTTCCAGCATACCCTGATAACTTCGGCTGAAGGTAAAAATTCGACATGATGTGTAACATACACAACTGTTTTTGAAGCTAAAAATCCAAGCAAGCACTCCTGCAAAATACAAATTGTAGTAATAAGTTCACATAGCAGCAAGTACTCCTTTGCACCTATAGAATCACTCTCAAGGAAAGAGTGAAAGACATCTAACTCAAATTGCTTGGCTAAACTGGACTAATCACAAACCAGAAGAGTTGTTTAATATGACTAAAATTATTATGAAACTAATTTCCTTGGAAAGGTAAATGTAATATTTAGAACATTCTTTACGGGATAGAAATCGAAGCAAGAGATTGATTACCACCACAATTGACAACAGGGCAGAACAAGTGCTAATAAAAGTGTAATCATTTACTTGACCAATTTTTCAAACAAAAAAATATTGTGCAAAAATtgaaaggtgaaaagtgcaacacatGCAAATGTAATATAAATTTATATAATCAAAATTAATTTGTGTAAGATATGTCCCGGATAAGGTAGTACGTATTAGTTTTAGCATTCACTAATTTTTCGTATGCATAAACAACAATGAAATACAAAATATCAAGATATACCTTGTACAAGTGCAATCCAGTATGAGCATCAACTGCACTAAACGGATCATCAAATAGATAGATATCAGCATCATGGTACAAAGCACGGGCTATTTGTATCCTTTGTTTTTGTCCACCACTGAGGTTAATGCCTCTCTCTCCTATAATCGTCTGGTCACCGAATGGCAATATCTCCAGGTCCTTGATAAGAGACCATGCTTTAAGGACCTTTTCATACCTCTCCCTATTCATTTCTGCGCCAAAAAGTATATTATCTTCAATCTTCCCACTCTGTATCCAAGGTGTTTGGCTAACATAGGAGATCCTACCACAAGTTTTAACCTCTCCTGACAATTTTGGTATCTCACCGAGTATGCAAGACAACAAACTTGATTTGCCAGATCCAACTCTTCCACAGATAGCAACTCTCCTTCCTTGTCGTATACGGAAGTTCACGTCTTGGAGAGTAGGCACTTGAGTAGATGTGTTCCAAGAGAACTGACCGTTCGTCACCTCAATCAATACATCGGTGCTACCTCTAGGAAGCTTAGTTACAACATCACCAGGCAGTTCCTCAAGGCACAGAAATGAGCTTATCCTGTCAAGTGATACTTTTGTCTGACTGATAAAAGAGATCAAATCCGGGATACCATGGATAGGGGCTTGCATCTGTCTAAATGTTGCCAGAGCGCATAGCACTTTACCGGTTTCTAATGGAATGCCGAAAAGCACACAAGCTCCAAAAGTGACCATAGCAACAAAAGCAGGAACACAAAAATAGACCGATAGAACCATCGCCGAG encodes:
- the LOC123413559 gene encoding BURP domain-containing protein 4-like, with protein sequence MEFAVAALGATTVEPLRTVVHGREEPRRYVVAPGGVASVGGAVVPCHPLPYPADVLYCHRPRNVRAVRVELVGQDDPSLGATAVAVCHEDTSGWDAEYFAMLNGSRGEPICHYMPKKFVLWVAGEI